One genomic window of Enterobacteriaceae endosymbiont of Donacia crassipes includes the following:
- the trxA gene encoding thioredoxin, with translation MQYKTNIIINLNDKNFQQEINKTNLVLVDFWAEWCNPCKIFSKVLEEVSLEYKNIIFTKLNIENYKVITEKYNIRSVPTILLFKNGNIIDKIIGSITKIQLKNFLNKNLK, from the coding sequence ATGCAATATAAAACTAATATTATAATAAATTTAAACGATAAAAATTTTCAACAAGAAATAAATAAAACTAATTTAGTTTTAGTTGATTTTTGGGCTGAATGGTGTAATCCATGTAAAATTTTTTCTAAAGTTTTAGAAGAAGTATCACTTGAATATAAAAATATTATTTTTACTAAATTAAATATTGAAAATTATAAAGTTATAACAGAAAAATATAATATTCGTAGTGTACCTACAATTTTATTATTTAAAAATGGGAATATTATTGATAAAATAATTGGTTCTATAACTAAAATACAATTAAAAAATTTTTTAAATAAAAATTTAAAATAA
- the dksA gene encoding RNA polymerase-binding protein DksA: MKKNNNFLSSLNILSFAGVSPYKLKPNEKYMNKKQLLHFQKILESWKNKINKKIDNTVIYTKDETSNFPDPVDRATQEEEFNLELRNRDRERKLIKKIEMTLKKLDNKNFGYCDCCAIEIGLKRLEAQPIANLCIDCKTLAEIRAKQIAR, encoded by the coding sequence ATGAAAAAAAATAATAATTTTTTATCATCTTTAAATATTTTATCTTTTGCTGGAGTATCTCCATATAAATTAAAACCTAACGAAAAATATATGAATAAAAAACAATTATTACATTTTCAAAAAATATTAGAGTCATGGAAAAATAAAATAAATAAAAAAATTGATAATACAGTTATTTATACTAAAGATGAAACATCTAATTTTCCTGATCCTGTAGATAGAGCAACGCAAGAAGAAGAATTTAATTTAGAATTACGTAATAGAGATAGAGAAAGAAAATTAATAAAAAAAATTGAAATGACATTAAAAAAACTTGATAATAAAAATTTTGGTTATTGTGATTGTTGTGCAATTGAAATTGGATTAAAAAGATTAGAAGCACAACCTATTGCAAATTTATGTATTGATTGTAAAACTTTAGCAGAAATACGTGCTAAACAAATTGCAAGATAA
- a CDS encoding ABC transporter permease: MKYLYLVALYTLIKKEINRFTRIWIQTLIPPIITISLYFIIFGNFISININKISGFSYIQFITPGLIMMSIINNSYSNVASSLFSAKFNRSIEELLIAPVPTNIIILGYISGGVLRSIIICIFLTIISTFFISLHVYSWLFFIIFIFLTSVLFSLFGLLNAIFAKNFDDINFIPTFILTPLTYLGGVFYTTTILSSFWQKILKINPIYYIISGFRYSFLGIYTIPLFLTIKILIFFIIILYLLTFILIEKKIGLQF, encoded by the coding sequence ATAAAATATCTATATTTAGTGGCACTATATACCCTTATAAAAAAAGAAATAAATAGATTTACTCGTATTTGGATACAAACTTTAATACCTCCTATTATAACAATATCGTTATATTTTATAATATTTGGTAATTTTATTAGTATAAATATTAATAAAATATCTGGTTTTAGTTATATACAATTTATTACACCTGGATTAATTATGATGAGTATTATTAATAATTCATATTCTAATGTTGCATCATCTTTATTTAGTGCTAAATTTAATCGTTCTATAGAAGAATTATTAATAGCCCCAGTACCTACTAATATTATTATTTTAGGATATATTAGTGGAGGTGTTTTAAGAAGTATAATTATTTGTATATTTTTAACTATTATTTCTACTTTTTTTATTTCTTTACATGTATATTCATGGTTATTTTTTATAATTTTTATATTTTTAACATCTGTTTTATTTTCTTTATTTGGTTTATTAAATGCAATTTTTGCTAAAAATTTTGATGATATTAATTTTATTCCTACATTTATATTAACTCCTTTAACATATTTAGGTGGTGTTTTTTATACTACTACTATTTTATCTTCGTTTTGGCAAAAAATATTAAAAATTAATCCTATATATTATATTATATCTGGTTTTCGTTATAGTTTTTTAGGTATATATACAATACCTTTATTTTTAACTATAAAAATTTTAATTTTTTTTATTATCATTTTATATTTATTAACTTTTATTTTAATTGAAAAAAAAATAGGTTTACAATTTTAA
- a CDS encoding ABC transporter ATP-binding protein → MPYALEIKNLSKNYLNNFKIFKNFNLNIKKGDFYALLGPNGAGKTTIINIITSLMDKFSGKIKIFGLNIKTNKLQVKKIIGLVPQEFNFNPFETVLQILFNQAGYYGFKKKEVVNKIEEYLKILELWKVKNQKAKNLSGGMKRRLMIIRSLIHNPKLLILDEPTTGIDIELRYNIWNFLKKLNNKKKITIILTTHYLEEAEFLCNHIGIINNGKLIENCTINKLLNKLKYETFILNYINPNKILPKLNGYKYKIINNSKLEILVFQNQNINNIFIQLTKQKIQVISLKNKYNRLEKLFIDFTSK, encoded by the coding sequence ATGCCTTATGCATTGGAAATCAAAAATTTATCTAAAAATTATTTGAATAATTTTAAAATTTTTAAAAATTTTAATTTAAATATAAAAAAAGGAGATTTTTATGCTTTATTAGGTCCTAATGGAGCTGGTAAAACAACTATTATTAATATAATTACTTCTTTAATGGATAAATTTTCTGGAAAAATTAAAATTTTTGGATTAAATATTAAAACAAATAAATTACAGGTAAAAAAAATAATAGGATTAGTACCACAAGAATTTAATTTTAATCCATTTGAAACAGTATTACAAATATTATTTAATCAAGCAGGATATTATGGTTTTAAAAAAAAAGAAGTTGTAAATAAAATTGAAGAATATTTAAAAATATTAGAATTATGGAAAGTAAAAAACCAAAAAGCTAAAAATCTATCAGGTGGTATGAAACGACGTTTAATGATTATTAGATCATTAATTCATAATCCTAAATTATTAATTTTAGATGAACCTACTACGGGTATCGATATTGAATTACGTTATAATATATGGAATTTTTTAAAAAAATTAAATAATAAAAAAAAAATAACTATTATTTTAACAACTCATTATTTAGAAGAAGCTGAATTTTTATGTAATCATATTGGCATTATCAATAATGGTAAATTAATAGAAAACTGTACTATAAATAAATTATTAAATAAATTAAAATATGAGACATTTATATTAAATTATATAAATCCAAATAAGATCTTACCTAAACTTAATGGATATAAATATAAAATTATTAATAATTCTAAACTAGAAATTTTAGTTTTTCAAAATCAAAATATAAATAATATTTTTATACAATTAACAAAACAAAAAATTCAAGTTATTAGTTTAAAAAATAAATATAATAGATTAGAAAAATTATTTATAGATTTTACTTCTAAGTAA
- a CDS encoding Fe-Mn family superoxide dismutase has protein sequence MGYKLPKLLYKYSDLEPFFDTKTMEIHHTKHHQNYINNTNLVLKKNNLENLKINKLISNLDNLAIPISQKIFLRNNAGGHANHNFFWKILKKNTKPNNIILNILKDKFINLENFKKIFEEKALKFFGSGWIWLIKKQNSLKIITTVNQDNPLMFLTTKKEPLGFPLIGLDLWEHAYYLKYQNNKNLYIQSFWHVLNWDKVLQLFLNK, from the coding sequence ATGGGTTATAAATTACCAAAATTATTATATAAATATTCTGATTTAGAACCATTTTTTGACACAAAAACAATGGAGATACACCATACTAAACATCATCAAAATTATATTAATAATACTAATTTAGTACTTAAAAAAAATAATCTTGAAAATTTAAAAATAAATAAATTAATATCTAACTTAGATAATCTTGCAATTCCTATATCACAAAAAATATTTTTACGTAATAATGCAGGAGGTCATGCTAATCATAATTTTTTTTGGAAAATTTTAAAAAAAAATACAAAACCTAATAATATTATATTAAATATTTTGAAAGATAAATTTATAAATCTTGAAAATTTTAAAAAAATTTTTGAAGAAAAAGCTTTAAAATTCTTTGGATCAGGATGGATATGGTTAATAAAAAAACAAAACTCTTTAAAAATAATTACTACAGTTAATCAAGATAATCCACTTATGTTTTTAACAACTAAAAAAGAACCTTTAGGTTTTCCTTTAATAGGATTAGATTTATGGGAACATGCATATTATTTAAAATATCAAAATAATAAAAATTTATATATTCAATCTTTTTGGCATGTTTTAAATTGGGATAAAGTATTACAATTATTTTTAAATAAATAA
- the aroE gene encoding shikimate dehydrogenase, with product MKLFAVFGNPIKHSKSPIIHKLFAKQTGISQNYIKINVPINFFSKSIINFFKNGGLGANITIPFKREAYKICDTLTNRAKYSGVVNTIKITSCKKILGDNTDGIGLLKDLNNLNFIIPKSNILLLGAGGAAQGIIYSLIQFGCNITIINRTYQHAKNIAEYFKNIKKINYLRIENLLHHSFNQIHYDLIINATSSSMNGNIPNIPLSILKPDIFCYDLFYDKENTPFLKWCVFHGVKNISDGIGMLIEQAAYAFYLWHGIMPNTKKIIRKYKKNIFNISNISD from the coding sequence ATGAAATTATTTGCAGTATTTGGCAATCCTATAAAACATAGTAAATCTCCAATTATACATAAATTATTTGCAAAACAAACAGGAATATCACAAAATTATATAAAAATAAACGTACCAATAAATTTTTTTTCTAAATCAATTATAAATTTTTTTAAAAATGGAGGTTTAGGAGCTAATATTACTATTCCCTTTAAAAGGGAAGCATATAAAATATGTGACACTTTAACAAATAGAGCTAAATATTCTGGAGTTGTTAATACAATTAAAATTACAAGTTGTAAAAAAATTTTAGGTGATAATACAGACGGAATAGGTTTATTAAAAGATTTAAATAATTTAAATTTTATTATACCTAAAAGTAATATACTATTATTAGGTGCTGGAGGTGCCGCACAAGGAATTATATATTCATTAATTCAATTTGGTTGTAACATTACGATTATAAATCGTACTTATCAACATGCTAAAAATATTGCTGAATATTTTAAAAATATAAAAAAAATAAATTATTTAAGAATTGAAAATTTATTACATCATTCATTTAATCAAATACATTATGATTTAATTATTAATGCTACTTCTAGTAGTATGAACGGGAATATTCCTAATATTCCTTTATCAATTCTTAAACCAGATATTTTTTGTTACGATCTTTTTTATGATAAAGAAAACACACCATTTTTAAAATGGTGTGTTTTCCATGGAGTTAAAAATATATCAGATGGTATTGGAATGTTAATTGAACAAGCTGCATATGCTTTTTATTTATGGCATGGTATTATGCCAAATACAAAAAAAATTATTAGAAAATATAAAAAAAATATATTTAATATTAGTAATATATCTGATTAA
- a CDS encoding Sua5/YciO/YrdC/YwlC family protein gives MDIKIFINALKMGKIIAYPTESVFGLGCDPDNKKAVYKLLIIKKRSIKKGLILIASKYSQLLKYINETKIIKYRKKEILSSWPGMITWIMPVSINTPYWLTGNFNSIAVRVTNHYLIQKICNYFGKPIISTSANISGMKPCLTSKEVENHFYDVKKHIVILHGKTGGCLKPSEIRDSFTNLVIRKG, from the coding sequence ATGGATATTAAAATTTTTATTAATGCATTAAAAATGGGTAAAATTATAGCATATCCTACTGAATCTGTATTTGGTTTGGGATGTGATCCAGATAATAAAAAAGCAGTATATAAATTATTAATTATAAAAAAACGTAGTATAAAAAAAGGATTAATTTTAATTGCTTCTAAATATAGTCAATTATTAAAATATATAAATGAAACAAAAATTATAAAATATAGAAAAAAAGAAATTTTATCTAGTTGGCCAGGTATGATTACATGGATTATGCCTGTATCTATTAATACTCCATATTGGTTAACTGGAAATTTTAATTCTATTGCTGTACGTGTAACTAATCATTATTTAATACAAAAAATTTGTAATTATTTTGGCAAACCAATTATTTCTACTAGTGCAAATATTTCAGGAATGAAACCATGTTTAACTTCTAAAGAAGTAGAAAATCATTTTTATGATGTAAAAAAACATATTGTAATTTTACATGGTAAAACAGGAGGATGTTTAAAACCTTCTGAAATTAGAGATAGTTTTACTAATTTAGTTATTCGTAAAGGTTAA
- the def gene encoding peptide deformylase → MSIMKLLYFPNKKLRKIAKSIEKIDDNIKLLVNNMLKTMYFYNGIGLAATQIGINKKIIVIDITIKKNNPLILINPTIIAFDKSKVSSKEGCLSIPIKQQYFILRYKKIKIRAKNLMNENIELEAKYLLSSCIQHEMDHLNGILFIDYLSNLKYQRIYDKIKKLNKKIIFIKKHDYIK, encoded by the coding sequence ATGTCTATAATGAAATTATTATATTTTCCTAATAAAAAATTAAGAAAAATAGCAAAATCTATAGAAAAAATAGATGACAATATTAAATTATTAGTTAATAATATGCTTAAGACAATGTATTTTTATAATGGTATTGGATTAGCTGCTACACAAATAGGAATAAATAAAAAAATTATAGTTATTGATATAACTATAAAAAAAAATAATCCTTTAATATTAATTAATCCAACAATTATAGCATTTGATAAATCTAAAGTTAGTAGTAAAGAAGGTTGTCTTTCTATACCTATTAAACAACAATATTTTATTTTAAGATATAAAAAAATAAAAATTAGAGCTAAAAATTTAATGAATGAAAATATTGAATTAGAAGCAAAATATTTATTGTCTTCTTGCATACAACATGAAATGGATCACTTAAATGGAATTTTATTTATTGATTATTTATCAAATTTAAAATACCAAAGAATTTATGATAAAATAAAAAAACTTAATAAAAAAATAATATTTATAAAAAAACATGATTATATAAAATGA
- the fmt gene encoding methionyl-tRNA formyltransferase has translation MNKKKIKIIFIGTSKFAAYHLKGLINNIYTISCIITKPDTYANRGYNLIFNPIKKIALKYKINILQPESLDSVTLIKKIKNYKCDIIIVVDYGLLIPNLILNIPKLFCMNVHASLLPRWRGAAPIQRALLANDLKTGISIIKMNDFLDQGDIIYQIEYNILLYDTYGSLYKKLAILGLQGLLFILNKITKGIQIKFKSQNINLIKPTYAKKISKKECKLNWLLPAKKLECMIRAFNPCPGTYFFIKDKRFKVWQAEVITNFNNNYTDKIPGTILSINRYGIQINTINGILNIQIIQPSGKKQMNIQNFLNFNQYKNLFIKNNIIT, from the coding sequence ATGAATAAAAAAAAAATTAAAATTATTTTTATAGGTACTTCAAAATTTGCTGCTTATCATTTAAAGGGTTTAATAAATAATATTTATACAATATCTTGTATTATTACAAAACCAGACACTTATGCTAATAGAGGATATAATTTAATTTTTAACCCTATAAAAAAAATAGCACTAAAATATAAAATTAATATTTTACAACCAGAATCTTTAGATTCTGTCACTTTAATTAAAAAAATTAAGAATTATAAATGTGATATTATTATTGTTGTAGATTATGGATTATTAATCCCTAATTTAATATTAAATATTCCTAAATTATTTTGTATGAATGTACATGCTTCATTATTACCTAGATGGAGGGGAGCAGCACCTATACAAAGAGCATTATTAGCTAATGATTTAAAAACAGGTATTAGCATTATAAAAATGAATGATTTTTTAGATCAAGGAGATATTATCTATCAGATAGAATATAATATTTTATTATATGATACATATGGATCATTATATAAAAAATTAGCAATACTAGGACTACAAGGGTTATTGTTTATTTTAAATAAAATTACAAAAGGTATACAAATAAAATTTAAATCTCAAAATATTAATTTAATAAAACCTACATATGCAAAAAAAATATCGAAGAAAGAATGTAAATTAAATTGGTTATTACCAGCTAAAAAATTAGAATGTATGATTCGTGCATTTAATCCTTGTCCAGGAACTTATTTTTTTATAAAAGATAAAAGATTTAAAGTGTGGCAAGCAGAAGTTATTACTAACTTTAATAATAATTATACTGATAAAATACCTGGAACAATTTTATCAATAAATAGATACGGTATACAAATAAATACTATAAACGGAATTTTAAATATTCAAATTATTCAACCTAGTGGTAAAAAACAAATGAATATTCAAAATTTTTTAAATTTTAATCAATATAAAAATTTATTTATAAAAAATAATATAATTACTTAA
- the rplQ gene encoding 50S ribosomal protein L17, producing the protein MRHRKTGRYFNRSGTHRFAMLYNMANSLIYYEIIKTTLTKAKELRKIIEPIITIAKKNNLTSRRLVRSKLNNKNNINKLFKIIVPKFQNTLGGYTRIIKCGFRNGDKAPMAYIELIGRKIIIKNKKIK; encoded by the coding sequence ATGCGTCATCGTAAAACAGGTCGTTATTTTAATAGAAGTGGTACTCATCGTTTTGCAATGTTATATAATATGGCTAATTCATTAATTTACTATGAAATTATTAAAACAACTTTAACTAAAGCTAAAGAACTTAGAAAAATAATAGAACCAATTATTACTATTGCAAAAAAAAATAATCTTACTAGCCGAAGATTAGTACGTTCTAAATTAAATAATAAAAATAACATCAATAAACTTTTTAAAATTATTGTTCCAAAATTTCAAAATACGTTAGGAGGTTATACTCGTATCATAAAATGTGGTTTTCGCAACGGAGATAAAGCACCTATGGCTTACATAGAATTAATAGGAAGAAAAATAATTATAAAAAATAAAAAAATTAAGTAA
- a CDS encoding DNA-directed RNA polymerase subunit alpha → MDQNSVTEFLKPKLVNIQHINKSTVRVILEPLERGFGHTLGNALRRILLSSMPGYAITEVEIKGILHEYSTKEGIKEDIIEILLNLKQLAIKIEHNKKEVILTLNKKGIGVVKASDIDHGSNIKIINQNLIICHITNINTSINITMKIELGRGYVAAHTRMNNDIQNNVKIGKLLLDASFSPVKRIIYNVESARVKQRTDLDKLIIEIETNGTIDPEQAIRKAATILTKQLESFVNLEDIKKEKKIKEEKPKFDPILLRSVDDLELTVRSANCLKTEFIHLIGDLVQKTEVELLKTPNLGKKSLTEIKDILASRGLSLGMRLDNWPPENINNSKNNK, encoded by the coding sequence ATGGATCAAAATTCCGTAACAGAATTTTTAAAACCTAAATTAGTAAATATACAACATATTAATAAATCTACTGTAAGAGTTATTTTAGAACCCTTAGAACGTGGTTTTGGTCATACATTAGGAAATGCATTAAGACGTATTCTACTATCTTCTATGCCAGGATATGCAATTACAGAAGTAGAAATAAAAGGAATATTACATGAATATAGTACTAAAGAAGGGATTAAAGAAGATATTATTGAAATATTATTAAATTTAAAACAATTAGCTATAAAAATAGAACATAATAAAAAAGAAGTAATTTTAACTTTAAATAAAAAAGGTATTGGTGTAGTTAAAGCATCTGATATTGATCATGGTAGTAATATCAAAATTATTAATCAAAATCTTATTATTTGTCATATTACTAATATAAATACATCTATTAATATAACCATGAAAATAGAATTAGGTAGAGGATATGTAGCTGCTCATACAAGAATGAATAATGATATTCAAAATAATGTTAAAATAGGTAAATTATTGTTAGATGCATCTTTTAGTCCTGTTAAAAGAATAATATATAATGTAGAATCAGCAAGAGTAAAACAAAGAACAGATTTAGATAAATTAATAATAGAAATAGAAACAAATGGAACTATTGATCCTGAACAAGCTATCAGAAAAGCAGCTACAATTTTAACTAAACAATTAGAATCATTTGTAAATCTAGAAGATATTAAAAAAGAAAAAAAAATAAAAGAAGAAAAACCTAAATTTGATCCTATTTTACTACGATCAGTAGATGATTTAGAATTAACAGTACGTTCTGCAAATTGTTTAAAAACTGAATTTATTCATTTAATTGGTGATTTAGTACAAAAAACAGAAGTAGAATTATTAAAAACTCCAAATTTAGGTAAAAAATCTTTAACAGAAATAAAAGATATATTAGCCTCTAGAGGTTTATCATTAGGAATGAGATTAGATAATTGGCCTCCAGAAAACATAAATAATAGTAAAAATAATAAATAA
- the rpsD gene encoding 30S ribosomal protein S4, with the protein MAKYLGPKLKLCRREGTDLFLKSNVRSIDTKCKLEQVPGQHGLKKSRLSDYGIQLREKQKLRRLYGILERQFHNYYKKASRIKGNTGFNLLCLLEKRLDNVVYRMGFGVTRAESRQLISHKAIKINNNIVNIASYQVSINDKISICEKSKKQLRINASLDLYSQREKSNWLEVNNKKMEGIFKRLPERSDLPADINEHLIIELYSK; encoded by the coding sequence ATGGCTAAATATTTAGGACCAAAATTAAAATTATGTAGAAGAGAAGGAACTGATTTATTTTTAAAATCTAATGTACGTTCTATTGATACTAAATGTAAATTAGAACAAGTTCCAGGACAACATGGTTTAAAAAAATCTAGATTATCTGATTATGGAATACAATTAAGGGAAAAACAAAAATTACGTAGATTATATGGTATATTAGAACGCCAATTTCATAATTATTATAAAAAAGCATCACGTATAAAAGGAAATACTGGATTTAATTTATTATGTCTACTAGAAAAAAGATTAGATAATGTTGTTTATAGAATGGGTTTCGGAGTAACAAGAGCTGAATCTAGACAATTAATTTCTCATAAAGCTATAAAAATTAATAATAATATTGTTAATATAGCTTCTTATCAAGTATCTATAAATGATAAAATTTCTATATGTGAAAAATCTAAAAAACAATTAAGAATTAACGCATCACTAGATTTATATTCTCAAAGAGAAAAATCTAATTGGTTAGAAGTTAATAATAAAAAAATGGAAGGAATTTTTAAACGTCTTCCTGAACGTTCTGATTTACCTGCAGATATCAATGAACATTTAATTATTGAGTTATATTCAAAATAA
- the rpsK gene encoding 30S ribosomal protein S11 → MKKKSLNLKKKFKKQILDGIAHIHASFNNTIVTITDRQGNSLGCATAGGSGFRGSRKSTPFAAQVAAEKCAEIVKNYGIKNLEIVVKGPGPGRESTIRALNNAGFKITNITDVTPIPHNGCRPPKKRRV, encoded by the coding sequence ATGAAAAAAAAATCTTTAAATTTAAAAAAAAAATTTAAAAAACAAATATTAGATGGTATAGCACACATACATGCTTCTTTTAATAATACGATTGTTACTATTACAGATAGACAAGGTAATTCTTTAGGATGTGCTACTGCTGGAGGATCTGGTTTTAGAGGATCTCGAAAATCTACTCCTTTTGCAGCACAAGTAGCTGCAGAAAAATGTGCTGAAATTGTTAAAAATTATGGTATTAAAAATTTAGAAATTGTAGTAAAAGGTCCTGGTCCAGGAAGAGAATCTACTATTAGAGCATTAAATAATGCTGGTTTTAAAATTACAAATATTACAGATGTTACACCTATACCACATAATGGATGTAGGCCTCCAAAAAAAAGAAGAGTATAA
- the rpsM gene encoding 30S ribosomal protein S13 — translation MIRIAGINIPDNKRIIIALKHIYGIGTSNAIYICKKINISQDIKINTLSEKKIDLLRNTISKFRIEGDLRRSINLNIKRLIDLGCYRGLRHRKGLPVRGQRTKTNARTRKKLHKYFKK, via the coding sequence ATGATTCGTATAGCTGGAATTAATATTCCTGATAATAAACGTATAATAATAGCTTTAAAACATATTTATGGTATTGGTACATCTAATGCTATTTATATATGTAAAAAAATAAATATTTCTCAAGATATTAAAATTAATACTCTTTCAGAAAAAAAAATAGATTTATTAAGAAATACTATATCTAAATTTAGAATAGAGGGAGATTTAAGAAGAAGTATTAATTTAAATATTAAAAGATTAATTGATTTAGGTTGTTATAGAGGATTACGTCATAGAAAAGGTTTACCTGTTAGAGGACAACGTACTAAAACTAATGCACGTACTAGAAAAAAATTACATAAATATTTTAAAAAATAA
- the rpmJ gene encoding 50S ribosomal protein L36 encodes MKVRTSIKKICRNCKIIRRKRIIHVFCKTDPKHKQRQG; translated from the coding sequence ATGAAAGTTCGTACTTCAATTAAAAAAATATGTCGTAATTGTAAAATTATTCGTAGAAAAAGAATAATACATGTTTTTTGTAAAACAGATCCTAAACATAAACAACGTCAAGGATAA
- the secY gene encoding preprotein translocase subunit SecY, producing the protein MIKSFNQINFQSTKNGFIELKKRFIFFISSIIIFRIGSFIPIPGINTSVLHALILKQHGTIIDMFNMFSGGALSRASIFALGVMPYISTSIIIQILTSIHPYFISLKKEGDVGKKKINKYTKYSTLILSIIQAIGIIIGLSHIPGMSNLIIHLDIYFYIISTLSLMTGTIFLMWLGRQITKRGIGNGVSTIIVIGILAALPSTVNQTISQIKLGNLNFFTVFILLLFMLFITLFIVFIEKGQRKIVVQYARRYYGRKIYNTQQNTHLPLKINMSGVIPAIFSSSIILLISTIFTWFSNIIHYNWIKNISMSLQPRQPIYIILYISLIIFFCFFYTFLVFNPEETSDNLKKSGAYISGIRPGKQTAKYIKKILMKLTFIGSLYITFICLVPEFLRNIIVIPFYFSGTSLLIVIVVVIDFIIQIQTLIMSTQYESILKKINFKN; encoded by the coding sequence ATGATTAAATCATTTAATCAAATAAATTTTCAGAGTACTAAAAATGGTTTTATTGAATTAAAAAAAAGATTCATTTTTTTTATAAGTTCTATCATTATTTTTCGTATAGGTTCATTTATACCCATTCCAGGAATTAACACTAGTGTTTTACATGCGTTAATTCTGAAACAACATGGTACTATTATTGACATGTTTAATATGTTTTCTGGAGGTGCATTAAGTAGAGCTTCAATTTTTGCTTTAGGAGTTATGCCTTATATATCTACATCTATTATAATACAAATTTTAACATCAATTCATCCTTATTTTATATCTTTAAAAAAAGAAGGGGATGTTGGTAAAAAAAAAATTAACAAATATACCAAATATAGTACATTAATTTTATCTATAATTCAAGCAATTGGAATAATTATTGGATTATCTCATATTCCAGGTATGAGTAATTTAATAATACATCTGGATATTTATTTTTATATAATTTCTACTTTAAGTTTAATGACGGGTACTATATTTTTAATGTGGTTAGGTAGACAAATTACAAAAAGAGGAATTGGTAATGGAGTATCTACTATTATAGTAATAGGAATATTAGCTGCTTTACCTTCTACAGTAAATCAAACTATTTCGCAAATAAAATTAGGAAATTTAAATTTTTTTACTGTTTTTATATTATTATTGTTTATGCTTTTTATTACTTTATTTATTGTTTTTATAGAAAAAGGACAAAGAAAAATAGTAGTACAATATGCTAGAAGATATTATGGAAGAAAAATATATAATACACAACAAAATACTCATTTACCATTAAAAATTAATATGTCTGGAGTCATACCTGCAATATTTTCTTCTAGTATTATTTTATTAATTTCTACAATATTTACTTGGTTTAGTAATATTATTCATTATAATTGGATAAAAAATATTTCTATGTCTTTACAACCTAGACAACCAATTTATATTATATTATATATATCATTAATTATATTTTTCTGTTTTTTTTATACATTTTTAGTGTTTAATCCCGAAGAAACTTCAGATAATTTAAAAAAATCAGGAGCTTATATTTCTGGTATTCGTCCAGGAAAACAAACAGCTAAATATATAAAAAAAATACTTATGAAATTAACATTTATTGGAAGTTTATATATTACATTTATATGTCTTGTTCCTGAATTTTTACGTAATATTATTGTTATCCCATTTTATTTTAGTGGTACATCATTACTTATAGTAATAGTTGTAGTTATAGATTTTATTATACAAATTCAAACATTAATTATGTCTACTCAGTATGAGTCTATACTTAAAAAAATAAATTTTAAAAATTAA